A region of Salmo salar chromosome ssa17, Ssal_v3.1, whole genome shotgun sequence DNA encodes the following proteins:
- the cd99 gene encoding glycogenin-1 isoform X1, with amino-acid sequence MPANQAFVTLATTDSYCMGALVVGQCLRRHRTTRQTVVMVSTNVSSQARAALGHVFDQVLVVDVLDSGDQAHLSWLGRPELGVTFTKLHCWTLTQYRKCVFLDADTLVLCNVDELFEREELSAAPDPGWPDCFNSGVFVFRPSLITYGRLLEHARQHGSFDGGDQGLLNTFFSDWAVRDISKHLPFVYNLSAITVYTYLPAYQEYGHNAKIVHFLGSVKPWNLRSNSQTNQHTSSHLEEFVYQWWMEYSYLHLLIKTMSHQEPAVPIQHAGPKQHKYHRERSESSTLAPYSSPLYTPISTVQTITLLSQSQGREEEKAEAREEEKAKAREEEKPKAREEEKPKAREEEKPKAREEEKPKAREEEKPKAREEEKPKAREEDKPKAREEDKPKAREEDKPKGREEDKPKGREEDKPKGREEVKPKGREEDKPKGRKEDKPKGREVKPKGRGATVSLIEDLTESLLRKVTLLTEERKKRLDSPTQPGEMRTQRQDVSPGKEGGTGDRTANQDPPGPSGEGSEVTDTAFNPMEDPATEPTAAKAEEDDLEQRRLWEEGQADYLGKDAFDNIQKKLDRFLYL; translated from the exons CGAACCAGGCCTTTGTCACCCTGGCCACCACAGACAGCTACTGCATGGGGGCTCTGGTGGTAGGACAGTGTTTACGACGACACAGGACCACACGCCAGACTGTTGTGATGGTCTCCACTAATGTCTCTAGCCAGGCACG GGCTGCCCTGGGCCATGTGTTTGACCAGGTCCTGGTAGTGGACGTGCTGGACAGCGGAGACCAAGCACATCTATCCTGGCTGGGACGACCAGAACTGGGGGTCACTTTCACCAAGCTCCACTGTTGGACCCTCACCCAATACCGCAAATGTGTGTTCCTGGATGCAGACACACTC GTGCTGTGTAACGTGGACGAGCTGTTTGAGCGTGAGGAGCTGTCTGCGGCCCCTGATCCTGGCTGGCCGGACTGTTTTAACTCAGGGGTGTTTGTGTTCAGGCCTTCTCTGATCACCTACGGCAGGCTGTTGGAGCATGCGCGACAACACGGCAGCTTCGACG GTGGGGACCAGGGCCTCTTGAACACATTTTTCAGTGACTGGGCTGTTAGAGATATCAGTAAACACCTGCCTTTTGTGTACAACCTCAGTGCCATCACAGTCTACACCTATCTGCCTGCTTATCAAGA ATATGGTCACAATGCAAAGATTGTCCACTTCCTGGGTTCGGTCAAGCCATGGAATCTACGTTCTAACTCACAGACCAATCAGCACACCAGCAGCCACCTGGAAGAGTTTGTTTACCAGTGGTGGATGGAGTACTCCTACTTACATCTCCTTATAAAGACAATGTCCCATCAAGAACCTGCTGTGCCAATCCAGCATGCTGGGCCAAAGCAACAT AagtaccacagagagagatcagagtcCAGCACTCTTGCCCCctactcttctcctctctacacaCCTATCTCAACAGTACAGACCATCACACTTCTTTCACAGAGCCAGGGACGAGAAGAAGAGAAGGCAGAggcgagagaagaagagaaggcaaaggcgagagaagaagagaagccaaaggcgagagaagaagagaagccaaaggcgagagaagaagagaagccaaaggcgagagaagaagagaagccaaaggcgagagaagaagagaagccaaaggcgagagaagaagagaagccaAAGGCGAGAGAAGAAGATAAGCCAAAGGCGAGAGAAGAAGATAAGCCAAAGGCGAGAGAAGAAGATAAGCCAAAGGGGAGAGAAGAAGATAAGCCAAAGGGGAGAGAAGAAGATAAGCCAAAGGGGAGAGAAGAAGTTAAGCCAAAGGGGAGAGAAGAAGATAAGCCAAAGGGGAGAAAAGAAGATAAGCCAAAGGGAAGAGAAGTTAAGCCAAAGGGGAGAGGAGCAACAGTGTCGTTGATAGAGGACCTCACAGAATCATTACTCCGAAAAGTCACTCtgctcacagaggagaggaagaagaggctTGATTCACCCACGCAGCCTGGAGAAATG CGTACCCAACGTCAGGATGTATCCccggggaaggagggaggaactGGAGACAGAACAGCCAACCAGGACCCACCTGGACCCAGTGGGGAAGGGTCAGAGGTCACTGACACGGCCTTCAACCCCATGGAGGATCCTGCCACTGAACCT ACTGCTGCAAAGGCAGAGGAGGATGATCTGGAGCAGCGCAGGCTGTGGGAGGAGGGCCAGGCTGACTATCTGGGCAAAGACGCCTTCGACAACATCCAGAAAAAACTGGACCGATTCTTATATTTGTAG
- the cssa17h10orf53 gene encoding UPF0728 protein C10orf53 homolog, with protein sequence MPRNAVVIVRYGPYKSCGIVDHRTFRLIGLQAALKENGHQSVLEKMSDWNKVELVVNGECVYTCSIKQLEFGGDGKLDPLCKEAVSAVQNAY encoded by the exons ATGCCTCGAAATGCAGTAGTTATCGTGCGCTACGGCCCTTATAAATCATGTGGCATCGTGGATCACAGAACGTTCCGTCTGATTGGCCTCCAAG CTGCATTGAAAGAGAATGGACATCAAAGTGTCTTGGAGAAAATGTCCGATTGGAACAAGGTGGAACTTGTGGTCAATGGAGAATGTGTCTATACATGCAGCATAAAACAGCTGGAGTTTG GAGGAGATGGGAAACTGGACCCCCTATGCAAGGAGGCCGTCAGTGCTGTGCAGAATGCATACTGA